The following proteins are encoded in a genomic region of Streptomyces gobiensis:
- a CDS encoding class II 3-deoxy-7-phosphoheptulonate synthase: MNAKTDASVQTWRDLPAAQQPEYPDPKALRDVIAELEGYPPLVFAGECDQLKQRMAAVARGEAFLLQGGDCAEAFDGVSAEQIRAKLKTLLQMGAVLTYAGSVPVVKVGRIAGQYSKPRSKPTETRDGVTLPTYRGDSVNGFEFTAEAREPDPQRLKRMYQASASTLNLVRAFTTGGYADLRQVHAWNQDFVKNSPSGQRYEALAREIDRALNFMNACGVDPEEFKTVEFYASHEALLLDYEAALTRVDSRSGELYDVSGHMVWIGERTRQLDGAHIEFASKIQNPIGVKLGPTTAPEDALTLIDRLDPERQPGRLTFITRMGADKIRDKLPTLVEKVTASGAQVAWVCDPMHGNTFEAASGHKTRRFDDVLDEVKGFFEVHKGLGTHPGGIHVELTGDDVTECVGGGDEIFVDDLHHRYETACDPRLNRSQSLDLAFLVAEMYRHQ, translated from the coding sequence GTGAACGCTAAAACCGACGCCAGTGTCCAGACCTGGCGAGACCTGCCCGCGGCGCAGCAGCCTGAGTACCCGGACCCGAAGGCTCTGCGCGATGTGATCGCTGAGCTTGAGGGGTATCCGCCGCTGGTCTTTGCCGGTGAGTGTGACCAGCTGAAGCAACGGATGGCCGCCGTCGCCCGCGGCGAAGCCTTCCTGCTGCAGGGCGGCGACTGCGCCGAGGCGTTCGACGGGGTGTCCGCCGAGCAGATCCGCGCGAAGCTGAAGACCCTGCTCCAGATGGGCGCCGTGCTGACCTATGCGGGTTCGGTTCCCGTGGTGAAGGTCGGCCGGATCGCCGGGCAGTACAGCAAGCCCCGCTCGAAGCCGACCGAGACCCGGGACGGGGTGACCCTGCCCACGTACCGGGGTGACTCGGTCAACGGGTTCGAGTTCACCGCCGAGGCCCGTGAACCGGACCCACAGCGGCTCAAGCGGATGTACCAGGCCTCGGCCTCCACGCTGAACCTCGTACGGGCCTTCACCACCGGCGGCTACGCCGATCTGCGCCAGGTACACGCCTGGAACCAGGACTTTGTGAAGAACTCGCCCTCCGGGCAGCGCTACGAGGCGCTGGCCCGCGAGATCGACCGGGCGCTGAACTTCATGAACGCCTGCGGCGTGGACCCGGAGGAGTTCAAGACGGTTGAGTTCTACGCCTCGCATGAGGCCCTGCTGCTCGACTACGAGGCCGCGCTGACCCGGGTCGACTCGCGCAGCGGCGAGCTGTACGACGTCTCCGGGCACATGGTCTGGATCGGTGAGCGCACCCGGCAGCTCGACGGGGCACACATCGAGTTCGCGTCGAAGATCCAGAATCCGATCGGGGTGAAGCTCGGTCCGACCACCGCACCGGAGGACGCGCTCACACTGATCGACCGGCTGGACCCGGAGCGGCAGCCCGGCCGGCTCACCTTTATCACCAGGATGGGCGCGGACAAGATCCGCGACAAGCTCCCCACCCTGGTGGAGAAGGTGACCGCTTCCGGTGCCCAGGTGGCATGGGTCTGCGACCCCATGCACGGCAACACCTTCGAGGCGGCCTCCGGCCATAAGACGCGGCGCTTCGACGATGTGCTGGACGAGGTCAAGGGCTTCTTCGAGGTTCACAAGGGCCTTGGCACCCATCCGGGCGGCATCCATGTGGAGCTGACCGGTGACGATGTCACCGAGTGTGTGGGCGGCGGTGACGAGATCTTCGTCGACGATCTGCACCACCGCTACGAGACCGCCTGCGACCCCCGGCTGAACCGCAGCCAGTCGCTGGACCTGGCCTTCCTGGTAGCGGAGATGTACCGCCACCAGTAA
- a CDS encoding trp operon leader peptide has protein sequence MFVHSVISNWWWPAHPAAH, from the coding sequence ATGTTCGTGCATTCAGTGATCAGCAACTGGTGGTGGCCCGCTCATCCGGCGGCCCACTGA
- a CDS encoding anthranilate synthase family protein translates to MFQRLLSDDCPPFALLRRRTPGRDDTLVEVLIGEVREVDLLSGIPEGELGALALVPFRQIRERGFDVRDDGTPLSVLVPHEHCELPLDEVMAALPAHDVTVRDDGFDVSDGAYEEIVRRVVEDEIGTGEGANFVIRRNFEGMIEGYRPHDALALFRRLLAGERGAYWTYVVYTGQRTLIGASPEVHIRMSGGTVVMNPISGTYRYPAAGPSVAGLLEFLGDRKETEELSMVVDEELKMMCRVGNEGGVVVGPRLKEMAHLAHTEYELRGRTTLDAREVLRETMFAATVTGSPVENACRVIQRHERGGRRYYAGALALFGRDAGGGQTLDSPILIRTADIDSTGRLRVPVGATLVRDSDPASEVAETHAKAAGVLTALGVRPGRGRAERVRPQLAEDRRVQAALEARRADLAPFWLRMQTGEQRGDTRGEVLVVDGEDTFTSMLAHLLSSTGLAVTVRRYDEPGVRAVALAHQGPVVLGPGPGDPRDAADPKMRFLRGLTAELLREHRHGVLGVCLGHELIAAELGLELVRKESPHQGAQERIDFFGRPETVGFYNSYTARCDEEAARELALHRIELSRDPVSGDVHALRGPGFAGVQFHPESVLSLDGAAVTAELLAAVLV, encoded by the coding sequence ATGTTCCAGCGACTGCTCAGTGACGACTGCCCGCCCTTCGCCCTGCTGCGACGGCGCACTCCCGGCCGGGACGACACCCTGGTCGAGGTCCTGATCGGCGAGGTCCGGGAGGTGGACCTGCTCTCCGGTATCCCCGAAGGTGAGCTGGGGGCGCTCGCTCTGGTGCCGTTCCGGCAGATCCGGGAGCGGGGCTTCGATGTGCGCGATGACGGGACACCGCTCAGTGTGCTGGTGCCCCACGAGCACTGTGAGTTGCCGCTCGATGAGGTGATGGCGGCGCTGCCCGCGCATGACGTCACGGTGCGGGACGACGGCTTTGACGTCAGTGACGGGGCATATGAGGAGATCGTGCGCCGGGTCGTCGAGGACGAGATCGGGACGGGGGAAGGTGCCAACTTCGTCATCCGGCGGAACTTCGAGGGAATGATCGAGGGCTACCGGCCGCACGACGCGCTCGCGCTCTTCCGGCGGCTGCTCGCCGGGGAACGGGGCGCGTACTGGACGTATGTCGTGTACACGGGTCAGCGCACGCTGATCGGGGCGAGCCCCGAGGTGCATATAAGGATGAGCGGCGGCACCGTCGTGATGAACCCGATCAGTGGGACGTACCGCTATCCGGCGGCGGGCCCGAGCGTGGCGGGGCTTCTGGAGTTCCTCGGGGACCGCAAGGAGACCGAGGAGCTGTCGATGGTCGTCGACGAGGAGCTCAAGATGATGTGCCGGGTGGGAAACGAAGGCGGGGTCGTGGTCGGGCCACGGCTGAAGGAGATGGCGCATCTCGCACACACCGAATACGAGCTGCGGGGGCGCACCACGCTCGACGCCCGCGAGGTGCTGCGCGAGACGATGTTCGCGGCGACCGTGACCGGCAGCCCGGTGGAGAACGCCTGCCGGGTGATCCAGCGGCACGAGCGGGGCGGACGGCGCTACTACGCGGGGGCGCTGGCGCTGTTCGGGCGGGACGCTGGGGGCGGGCAGACGCTGGACTCGCCGATTCTGATCCGTACCGCGGATATCGACAGCACGGGAAGGCTGCGGGTGCCGGTGGGGGCGACGCTCGTACGGGACTCGGACCCGGCGAGCGAGGTCGCCGAGACGCACGCGAAGGCGGCCGGGGTGCTGACCGCGCTGGGGGTACGGCCGGGACGGGGGCGGGCGGAGCGCGTACGGCCCCAGCTCGCCGAGGATCGCCGGGTGCAGGCCGCGCTGGAGGCCCGGCGGGCGGATCTGGCACCGTTCTGGCTGCGGATGCAGACCGGGGAACAACGCGGGGACACCAGGGGGGAAGTGCTGGTCGTGGACGGGGAGGACACCTTCACCTCGATGCTGGCGCATCTGCTGAGCTCCACCGGTCTGGCGGTCACGGTCCGGCGCTACGACGAGCCAGGGGTACGTGCGGTGGCGCTCGCCCACCAGGGACCGGTCGTGCTCGGCCCGGGGCCCGGCGATCCGCGTGACGCCGCCGACCCCAAGATGCGCTTCCTGCGCGGGCTCACCGCTGAGCTGTTGCGCGAGCACCGGCACGGGGTGCTCGGGGTGTGTCTGGGGCATGAACTCATCGCCGCCGAGCTCGGTCTGGAGCTGGTGCGCAAGGAGTCGCCGCACCAGGGCGCCCAGGAGCGGATCGACTTCTTCGGGCGTCCGGAGACCGTCGGCTTCTACAACTCGTACACCGCGCGCTGCGATGAGGAAGCCGCGCGTGAGCTGGCGCTGCACCGGATCGAGCTGAGCCGGGACCCGGTCAGCGGCGATGTGCACGCGCTGCGCGGGCCGGGCTTCGCGGGAGTTCAGTTCCACCCGGAGTCGGTGCTGTCCCTGGACGGGGCGGCGGTCACCGCGGAACTGCTGGCGGCTGTCCTGGTGTGA
- a CDS encoding 2-hydroxyacid dehydrogenase, translating into MKEILAFGVQADERPLIEQAFAPPYEIRCLDVLMNRDTAPLAAGHEVITVSVNAQLDSEVLHILAAGGTRMIAQRAAGFHNIDVETAAELGFTVARVTHYSPYSVAEFAWTLAMAVNRRIIRSARRTRDFDLRLDGLLGREMRGRTVGVIGTGRIGTAFTRIAHGFGMRLLGWDIAENPVCVELGMEYTELPRLLAESDLVSLHVPLLPQTHHLIDRNALASMKDDAILVNSSRGGLVDAQALVEELKAGRFTGVGLDVYEAEAGLFSFDKSLEVIDDDTLVRLMSFSNVLVTSHQAYYTQEVVGQIIDTTVRNIENYLADRTSDDVLVTPGQPPAVPR; encoded by the coding sequence GTGAAAGAGATTCTGGCCTTCGGTGTGCAGGCTGATGAGAGGCCACTGATCGAGCAGGCCTTCGCTCCCCCGTATGAGATCCGCTGCCTCGATGTACTGATGAACCGTGACACCGCGCCCCTCGCCGCCGGACATGAGGTCATCACCGTCAGCGTCAATGCCCAGCTTGACTCCGAGGTGCTGCACATCCTCGCGGCGGGCGGCACCCGGATGATCGCTCAGCGCGCCGCCGGCTTCCACAACATCGACGTCGAAACCGCCGCCGAGCTCGGCTTCACCGTCGCCCGGGTCACCCACTACTCCCCATACTCCGTGGCCGAGTTCGCCTGGACCCTGGCCATGGCCGTCAACCGCCGGATCATCCGGTCGGCCCGCCGCACCCGGGACTTCGATCTCCGGCTGGATGGCCTGCTGGGCCGGGAGATGCGCGGCCGTACCGTCGGGGTCATCGGTACCGGCAGGATCGGCACGGCGTTCACCCGGATCGCCCATGGCTTCGGCATGCGGCTGCTCGGCTGGGACATCGCCGAGAACCCGGTGTGTGTGGAGCTGGGCATGGAGTACACCGAGCTGCCCCGGCTGCTCGCCGAGTCCGACCTGGTCAGCCTGCATGTGCCGCTGCTTCCACAGACCCACCACCTCATCGACCGGAACGCTCTCGCCTCGATGAAGGACGACGCCATTCTGGTCAACTCCAGCCGAGGCGGCCTGGTCGACGCTCAAGCGCTCGTCGAGGAGCTGAAGGCGGGCCGCTTCACCGGAGTGGGCCTGGATGTCTACGAGGCCGAGGCCGGGCTCTTCTCCTTCGACAAGTCGCTCGAGGTCATCGACGACGACACCCTGGTGCGGCTGATGTCCTTCAGTAATGTGCTGGTCACCTCGCATCAGGCGTACTACACACAAGAGGTGGTCGGCCAGATCATCGACACCACGGTCCGCAATATCGAGAACTATCTGGCCGACCGCACCAGCGATGACGTCCTGGTCACACCAGGACAGCCGCCAGCAGTTCCGCGGTGA
- a CDS encoding ATP-dependent 6-phosphofructokinase yields the protein MRVGVLTGGSDCPGLNAVIRAVVRKGVQDYGDGFIGFRDGWRGVLQDDTVVLDIPAVRGTLPRGGTILGSSRTDPLADTDGPDRVRKTLSRHEVDALIVIGGVNTLGAAAVLANQHGVPCVGVPKTIDNDVSATDYTVGFDTAVRVATEAIDRLHTTAESHQRVLVVEVMGRNSGWIAVHAGLAGGANCVLIPEQPFDVNRVCDYIESRFKATYAPIVVVTDSALPQEGEVDLAGLSGIGEWLGREIERRTGYEARTTVLGHIQRGGTPSPFDRWLATRFGLHAIDAVHDGDWGAMVALRGTDIVRVPLAEAVAGLKTVDAARYAENEVFFG from the coding sequence ATGCGGGTCGGAGTGCTGACCGGCGGCAGCGACTGCCCTGGGCTCAACGCGGTCATCCGCGCCGTCGTCCGCAAGGGGGTACAGGACTACGGCGACGGCTTCATCGGCTTCCGCGACGGCTGGCGCGGTGTCCTCCAGGACGACACCGTGGTGCTCGATATCCCGGCGGTGCGCGGCACCCTGCCCCGGGGCGGCACCATCCTCGGCTCCTCCCGCACCGACCCGCTCGCCGATACGGACGGCCCCGACCGGGTCCGTAAGACCCTGTCCCGGCATGAGGTGGACGCGCTCATCGTCATAGGGGGCGTCAACACCCTGGGTGCGGCGGCGGTCCTCGCCAATCAGCACGGCGTGCCCTGTGTGGGCGTACCGAAGACCATCGACAATGACGTCTCCGCCACCGACTACACCGTTGGCTTCGACACCGCCGTACGTGTCGCCACCGAGGCCATCGACCGGCTGCACACCACCGCCGAGTCCCATCAGCGGGTCCTGGTGGTCGAGGTGATGGGCCGTAACTCCGGCTGGATCGCCGTGCACGCGGGTCTGGCGGGCGGCGCCAACTGTGTCCTCATCCCCGAACAGCCCTTTGATGTCAACCGGGTATGCGACTACATCGAATCCCGCTTCAAGGCCACCTACGCGCCGATCGTCGTCGTCACCGACAGCGCCCTGCCCCAGGAGGGCGAGGTTGACCTCGCGGGGCTCTCGGGCATCGGCGAGTGGCTGGGCCGGGAGATCGAGCGGCGCACCGGATATGAGGCCCGTACCACCGTTCTCGGCCATATCCAGCGCGGCGGCACCCCCTCCCCCTTCGACCGCTGGCTCGCCACCCGCTTCGGGCTGCACGCCATCGACGCGGTGCATGACGGCGACTGGGGCGCCATGGTCGCGCTGCGCGGCACGGACATCGTCCGTGTACCCCTCGCGGAGGCCGTGGCCGGACTCAAGACCGTCGACGCGGCCCGCTATGCCGAGAATGAGGTGTTCTTCGGGTGA
- a CDS encoding response regulator, which produces MTDARAVRVMVVDDHPMWRDAVARDLAGAGFDVVATAGDGPQAVRRAEATTPDVLVLDLNLPGLPGVEVCKRLVGEGSTLRVLVLSASGEHADVLEAVKSGATGYLVKSASTEELIEAVRSTAAGDPVFTPGLAGLVLGEYRRLAGQPASRTADEPAAPQLTERETEVLRLVAKGLSYKEIAERLVISHRTVQNHVQNTLGKLQLHNRVELVRYAIERGLDDA; this is translated from the coding sequence ATGACTGATGCGCGGGCCGTGCGGGTGATGGTCGTCGATGACCATCCGATGTGGCGTGACGCGGTCGCCCGCGATCTGGCGGGGGCCGGTTTTGATGTGGTGGCGACCGCCGGAGACGGCCCGCAGGCGGTGCGCCGCGCGGAGGCCACCACGCCCGATGTCCTGGTGCTCGACCTCAATCTGCCCGGACTGCCCGGCGTTGAGGTCTGCAAACGGCTGGTGGGAGAGGGTTCCACGCTACGGGTGCTGGTGCTCTCGGCCAGCGGCGAGCACGCCGATGTGCTGGAGGCGGTGAAGTCCGGGGCCACCGGCTATCTGGTCAAGTCGGCCAGCACGGAGGAGCTGATCGAAGCGGTCCGCAGCACCGCCGCCGGGGACCCGGTATTCACTCCGGGGCTGGCCGGACTGGTGCTGGGGGAGTACCGGCGGCTCGCCGGGCAACCGGCCTCGCGGACCGCCGATGAGCCCGCCGCCCCACAGCTCACCGAGCGGGAGACCGAGGTGCTGCGGCTGGTGGCGAAGGGGCTCTCGTACAAGGAGATCGCCGAACGGCTGGTCATCTCCCACCGCACCGTGCAGAACCATGTCCAGAACACCCTGGGCAAGCTCCAGCTGCACAACCGGGTGGAGCTGGTGCGCTACGCCATAGAGCGTGGATTGGACGACGCGTGA
- the macS gene encoding MacS family sensor histidine kinase: protein MSVEQPLWRALAGYRVLTLCYAVTVFGYNYGAYERPVPGGVFLAFLAVWTFATLGKVSAADRCTPRFLAGDITIAVTGILISPLVDVHARVGPTLPSIWVAGAVLAFAIKGGWRWAAGASLIIGIANIVERGAFSRDTIHNILLVTVASIGIGYVVEVARASERTLAEALRIDAATRERERLARDIHDSVLQVLAMVQRRGTAIGGEAAELGRLAGEQEVALRALVSSGVVPEPRATSAAEVISTLSSTAEPATDARSDLRSLLAAQSGRGVTFVEPGAPVLLATGKAQELAAAVGAALDNVRKHAGEGAQAWVLLEDEPDAVLVTVRDDGPGIPAGRLAAAEAEGRMGVSLSIRGRLRELGGSAELVSIPGQGTEVELKVPKDD, encoded by the coding sequence ATGTCCGTTGAGCAGCCGCTGTGGCGGGCGCTTGCCGGGTACCGGGTGCTGACCCTCTGCTATGCGGTGACCGTGTTCGGCTACAACTACGGCGCGTACGAGCGCCCCGTCCCCGGCGGTGTCTTTCTGGCCTTTCTCGCCGTCTGGACCTTCGCGACCCTCGGCAAGGTCTCCGCGGCCGACCGCTGCACCCCGCGCTTCCTCGCCGGTGACATCACCATCGCCGTCACCGGCATCCTGATCAGCCCGCTCGTCGACGTCCATGCCAGGGTCGGCCCGACCCTGCCGTCCATCTGGGTCGCCGGCGCCGTGCTGGCCTTCGCGATCAAGGGCGGCTGGCGCTGGGCGGCCGGGGCCTCACTGATCATCGGGATCGCCAACATTGTGGAGCGCGGCGCGTTCTCCCGCGACACCATCCACAACATACTGCTGGTGACCGTGGCCAGCATCGGCATCGGCTATGTCGTCGAGGTGGCGCGGGCCAGTGAGCGCACCCTCGCCGAAGCGCTGCGGATCGACGCGGCCACCCGGGAGCGGGAGCGGCTGGCCCGCGATATCCACGACAGCGTCCTCCAGGTGCTGGCCATGGTGCAGCGCCGGGGCACCGCGATCGGTGGTGAGGCGGCCGAGCTGGGACGGCTCGCGGGGGAACAGGAAGTGGCGCTGCGGGCGCTGGTCTCCAGCGGCGTGGTGCCCGAACCCCGTGCCACATCCGCCGCCGAGGTGATCAGTACACTCTCGTCCACCGCTGAGCCGGCCACCGACGCGCGGAGTGATCTGCGGTCACTGCTCGCCGCCCAGTCCGGGCGCGGCGTGACCTTTGTGGAGCCGGGCGCTCCGGTGCTGCTGGCGACGGGCAAGGCCCAGGAACTGGCGGCCGCGGTCGGCGCGGCACTGGACAATGTCCGCAAGCACGCGGGCGAGGGCGCGCAGGCGTGGGTCCTGCTGGAGGACGAGCCGGACGCGGTGCTGGTGACCGTGCGGGACGACGGCCCCGGCATTCCCGCTGGACGGCTCGCGGCCGCCGAGGCCGAAGGCCGGATGGGCGTATCGCTGTCCATCCGGGGCCGCCTGCGGGAGCTGGGCGGCAGTGCGGAGCTGGTGTCGATTCCGGGGCAGGGTACGGAAGTCGAGTTGAAGGTGCCGAAAGATGACTGA
- a CDS encoding lysophospholipid acyltransferase family protein produces the protein MKLSIGGSLKLAFRPWVEGLENIPAEGPAILASNHLSFSDSFFLPAVLERKVTFVAKAEYFTSPGVKGKLTAAFFKGVGQLPVDRSGARGAAEAAIKSAVDVLERGELFGIYPEGTRSPDGRLYRGKPGGLARIALATGVPVIPVAMIDTEKIQPPGKVVPKLMRPGIRIGKPLDFSRYHGMDGDRFIQRSLTDEVMYEIMKLSGQEYVDMYATAAKRQIAEAAKQKAEDEKQEKHQKQEKQDKKAA, from the coding sequence ATGAAGCTTTCCATCGGAGGGTCGCTGAAGCTTGCCTTCCGGCCCTGGGTGGAAGGGCTGGAGAACATTCCGGCCGAGGGACCGGCCATCCTGGCCAGTAATCATCTGTCCTTCTCCGACTCCTTCTTCCTGCCCGCTGTCCTTGAGCGGAAGGTCACCTTCGTGGCGAAGGCGGAGTACTTCACCTCACCGGGGGTGAAGGGCAAGCTGACGGCCGCCTTCTTCAAGGGCGTCGGCCAGCTCCCGGTGGACCGCTCGGGCGCGCGCGGCGCGGCGGAGGCGGCGATCAAGAGCGCTGTCGATGTGCTGGAGCGCGGCGAGCTCTTCGGTATCTACCCGGAGGGCACCCGTTCCCCGGATGGGCGTCTCTACCGTGGCAAGCCGGGTGGTCTGGCGCGGATCGCGCTGGCCACCGGAGTGCCGGTCATCCCGGTCGCGATGATCGACACCGAGAAGATCCAGCCACCGGGGAAGGTCGTTCCCAAGCTGATGCGCCCCGGCATCCGGATCGGTAAGCCGCTGGACTTCAGCCGCTATCACGGCATGGACGGTGACCGTTTCATCCAGCGTTCGCTGACCGATGAGGTCATGTACGAAATCATGAAGCTCTCCGGCCAGGAGTACGTCGATATGTACGCGACCGCCGCCAAGCGGCAGATCGCGGAGGCGGCGAAGCAGAAGGCCGAGGACGAGAAGCAGGAGAAGCACCAGAAGCAGGAGAAGCAGGACAAGAAGGCGGCGTAG
- a CDS encoding alpha/beta hydrolase gives MPLLPGCEPMHHEGSEIGVLLCHGFTGSPQSLRPWARYLADQGLTVSLPLLPGHGTCWQDLQLTGWQDWYATVDRELRTLSERCAQVFVCGLSMGGALALRLAARHGDAVTGVTVVNPGITFPRLEGLALPVARHLLRSSKGIASDIAKGGSNEVGYERVPLHAAYSLRNFFRLVRTELPQVTQPLLVLRSRVDHVVPPTDSAVVLSSVSSTDVTETVLEHSYHVATLDHDAEQIFADSYGFITRLAARKTARDGA, from the coding sequence GTGCCGCTGCTACCCGGGTGCGAGCCTATGCACCATGAAGGCTCAGAGATCGGCGTCCTGCTCTGTCACGGCTTCACCGGCTCGCCCCAGTCGCTGCGCCCCTGGGCGCGGTATCTCGCCGACCAGGGCCTGACCGTCTCGCTGCCACTGCTGCCCGGCCATGGCACCTGCTGGCAGGACCTGCAGCTCACCGGCTGGCAGGACTGGTACGCGACGGTGGACCGCGAGCTGCGCACGCTGAGCGAGCGCTGTGCGCAGGTCTTCGTCTGCGGGCTGTCCATGGGGGGCGCCCTCGCGCTGCGGCTGGCCGCCAGGCACGGCGACGCGGTGACCGGGGTCACAGTGGTCAACCCGGGGATCACCTTCCCCCGGCTGGAGGGTCTCGCGCTGCCCGTGGCACGCCATCTGCTGCGGTCGTCGAAGGGCATCGCGAGCGATATCGCCAAGGGCGGCAGCAACGAGGTCGGCTACGAGCGGGTGCCGCTGCACGCCGCGTACTCCCTGCGGAACTTCTTCCGGCTGGTTCGCACCGAGCTGCCGCAGGTCACCCAGCCCCTGCTGGTGCTGCGCAGCAGGGTTGACCATGTGGTGCCGCCGACCGACTCAGCGGTGGTGCTCAGCTCGGTGTCGTCCACCGATGTGACGGAAACGGTTTTGGAGCACAGCTACCACGTAGCCACACTGGATCACGACGCGGAGCAGATCTTCGCGGACTCGTATGGATTCATCACCCGCCTGGCAGCGAGGAAGACGGCACGTGACGGAGCGTGA